One part of the Phaenicophaeus curvirostris isolate KB17595 chromosome 2, BPBGC_Pcur_1.0, whole genome shotgun sequence genome encodes these proteins:
- the KIF3C gene encoding kinesin-like protein KIF3C isoform X1 yields the protein MAGRARCEALKVVARCRPLSRREEAAGCERVVQLDVRLGQVSIRSPRAAPGELPKTFTFDAVYDADSKQADLYDETVRPLIDSVLQGFNGTVLAYGQTGTGKTYTMQGVWAEPDKRGIIPSSFEHIFTHISRSQNQQYLVRASYLEIYQEEIRDLLAKDQSKKLELKENPETGVYIKDLSSFVTKNVKEIEHVMNLGSQTRSVGSTNMNERSSRSHAIFLITVECSETGPDGEEHIRVGKLNLVDLAGSERQSKMGAQGERPKEASKINLSLSALGNVISALVDGKSTHIPYRDSKLTRLLQDSLGGNAKTIMVATLGPASHSYEESLSTLRFANRAKNIKNKPRVNEDPKDTLLREFQEEIVRLKAQLEKRGMLGKKRRRSSRRKKAMDGESATENEGEDDNEDGLEKNMKNYLKEQKERLEEEKAAIQDDHSLVSEEKQKLLQEKEKMIEDLRKEQEATELLAAKYKAMESKLLIGGRTIVDHTNEQQKMLELKRQEIAEQKRREREMQQEMLLRDEETMELRETYTSLQQEVEIKTKKLKKLYAKLQAVKAEIQDQHDEYIRVRQDLEEAQNEQTRELKLKYLIIENFIPPEEKNKIMNRLYFDGDEDQWKFQPLVPTGGNSNQMKRRPTSAVGYKRPISQYARVAMAMGSHPRYRAENIMILELDLSPPAIFEFERSRDPAEQDPRALHLERLMHLDSLLERPAASRVRKSRSWCQTPRSLPSSTTHVSLAPSSPRATTLPAQE from the exons ATGGCCGGGCGGGCGCGCTGCGAGGCGCTGAAGGTGGTGGCGCGGTGCCGGCCGCTGAGCCggcgggaggaggcggcgggcTGCGAGCGGGTGGTGCAGCTGGACGTGCGGCTGGGCCAGGTGAGCATCCgcagcccccgcgccgccccgggGGAGCTGCCCAAGACCTTCACCTTCGACGCCGTCTACGACGCCGACTCCAAGCAGGCCGACCTGTACGACGAGACCGTGAGGCCGCTGATCGATTCCGTGCTCCAAGGCTTCAACGGGACCGTCTTGGCCTACGGGCAAACCGGCACCGGGAAAACCTACACCATGCAGGGCGTCTGGGCCGAGCCCGACAAGAGGGGCATCATCCCCAGCTCCTTCGAGCACATCTTCACCCACATCTCGCGCTCGCAGAACCAGCAGTACCTGGTGAGGGCCTCCTACCTGGAGATCTACCAGGAGGAGATCCGGGACCTCCTGGCCAAGGACCAGAGCAAGAAGCTGGAGCTGAAGGAGAACCCCGAGACGGGGGTCTACATCAAGGACCTCTCCTCCTTCGTCACCAAGAACGTCAAGGAGATCGAGCACGTCATGAACCTGGGCAGCCAGACGCGCTCGGTGGGCAGCACCAACATGAACGAGCGCAGCTCACGCTCCCACGCCATCTTCCTCATCACCGTCGAGTGCAGCGAGACGGGGCCCGACGGCGAGGAGCACATCCGCGTCGGCAAGCTCAACCTGGTGGACCTGGCCGGCAGCGAGCGACAGAGCAAAATGGGGGCCCAGGGAGAGCGCCCCAAGGAAGCATCCAAGATCAACCTCTCCCTCTCGGCCCTGGGCAACGTCATCTCCGCTCTCGTGGACGGCAAGAGCACGCACATCCCCTACCGGGACTCCAAGCTGACCCGCCTGCTGCAGGACTCCCTTGGGGGCAACGCCAAGACAATCATGGTGGCCACCTTGGGCCCAGCCTCTCACAGCTACGAGGAGAGCCTCTCCACCCTCAGGTTCGCCAACAGGGCCAAGAACATCAAGAACAAGCCCCGGGTGAACGAGGACCCCAAGGACACCTTGCTGCGGGAGTTCCAGGAGGAGATCGTCCGGCTGAAAGCCCAGCTGGAGAAACGCGGGAtgctggggaagaagaggagaaggagcagccgGAGGAAGAAAGCGATGGATGGGGAAAGCGCCACTGAGAACGAAGGGGAGGACGATAATGAGGATGGCCTGGAGAAGAACATGAAGAATTACTtgaaggagcagaaggagaggctggaagaggaaaaagccGCTATCCAGGATGACCACAGCCTGGTGAGCGAGGagaagcagaagctgctgcaggagaaggagaagatgatCGAGGATCTGCGGAAGGAGCAGGAGGCCACGGAGCTGCTGGCCGCCAAGTACAAG GCGATGGAGAGCAAGCTACTCATCGGCGGCAGGACCATCGTGGACCACACCAATGAGCAGCAGAAGATGCTGGAGCTGAAGCGGCAGGAGATAGCCGAGCAG AAACGCCGGGAGCGGGAGATGCAGCAGGAGATGTTGCTGCGGGACGAGGAGACCATGGAGCTGCGGGAGACGTAcacctccctgcagcaggaagTGGAGATCAAAAccaagaagctgaagaag CTCTATGCCAAGCTGCAGGCCGTGAAGGCGGAGATCCAGGACCAGCACGATGAGTACATCCGCGTGCGGCAGGACCTGGAGGAGGCTCAGAACGAGCAGACGAGGGAGCTGAAGCTCAA GTACCTGATCATCGAGAACTTCATCCCACCAGAAGAGAAGAACAAGATCATGAACCGCCTGTACTTCGATGGCGATGAGGACCAGTGGAAGTTCCAGCCGCTGGTACCCACTGGAGG AAACAGCAACCAAATGAAGAGGCGACCTACCTCTGCAGTGGGCTACAAGAGACCCATCAGCCAGTACGCCCGCGTGGCCATGGCCATGGGATCTCATCCTCGGTACCGG GCTGAGAACATCATGATCTTGGAGCTGGACCTCTCCCCTCCAGCCATCTTCGAGTTTGAGCGGAGCAGGGACCCGGCAGAGCAGGATCCCCGGGCTCTCCACCTGGAGAGGCTGATGCACCTGGACAGCCTCCTGGAGCGACCAGCAGCGTCCCGGGTGAGGAAGTCCCGCTCTTG GTGCCAGACGCCGCGGTCACTGCCATCCTCCACCACGCATGTCTCCcttgcccccagctccccacgCGCCACCACGCTGCCAGCTCAGGAGTGA
- the KIF3C gene encoding kinesin-like protein KIF3C isoform X2 gives MAGRARCEALKVVARCRPLSRREEAAGCERVVQLDVRLGQVSIRSPRAAPGELPKTFTFDAVYDADSKQADLYDETVRPLIDSVLQGFNGTVLAYGQTGTGKTYTMQGVWAEPDKRGIIPSSFEHIFTHISRSQNQQYLVRASYLEIYQEEIRDLLAKDQSKKLELKENPETGVYIKDLSSFVTKNVKEIEHVMNLGSQTRSVGSTNMNERSSRSHAIFLITVECSETGPDGEEHIRVGKLNLVDLAGSERQSKMGAQGERPKEASKINLSLSALGNVISALVDGKSTHIPYRDSKLTRLLQDSLGGNAKTIMVATLGPASHSYEESLSTLRFANRAKNIKNKPRVNEDPKDTLLREFQEEIVRLKAQLEKRGMLGKKRRRSSRRKKAMDGESATENEGEDDNEDGLEKNMKNYLKEQKERLEEEKAAIQDDHSLVSEEKQKLLQEKEKMIEDLRKEQEATELLAAKYKAMESKLLIGGRTIVDHTNEQQKMLELKRQEIAEQKRREREMQQEMLLRDEETMELRETYTSLQQEVEIKTKKLKKLYAKLQAVKAEIQDQHDEYIRVRQDLEEAQNEQTRELKLNLSISVFWMFSHFPVSPSLPPFPLPFQPVSCLSSP, from the exons ATGGCCGGGCGGGCGCGCTGCGAGGCGCTGAAGGTGGTGGCGCGGTGCCGGCCGCTGAGCCggcgggaggaggcggcgggcTGCGAGCGGGTGGTGCAGCTGGACGTGCGGCTGGGCCAGGTGAGCATCCgcagcccccgcgccgccccgggGGAGCTGCCCAAGACCTTCACCTTCGACGCCGTCTACGACGCCGACTCCAAGCAGGCCGACCTGTACGACGAGACCGTGAGGCCGCTGATCGATTCCGTGCTCCAAGGCTTCAACGGGACCGTCTTGGCCTACGGGCAAACCGGCACCGGGAAAACCTACACCATGCAGGGCGTCTGGGCCGAGCCCGACAAGAGGGGCATCATCCCCAGCTCCTTCGAGCACATCTTCACCCACATCTCGCGCTCGCAGAACCAGCAGTACCTGGTGAGGGCCTCCTACCTGGAGATCTACCAGGAGGAGATCCGGGACCTCCTGGCCAAGGACCAGAGCAAGAAGCTGGAGCTGAAGGAGAACCCCGAGACGGGGGTCTACATCAAGGACCTCTCCTCCTTCGTCACCAAGAACGTCAAGGAGATCGAGCACGTCATGAACCTGGGCAGCCAGACGCGCTCGGTGGGCAGCACCAACATGAACGAGCGCAGCTCACGCTCCCACGCCATCTTCCTCATCACCGTCGAGTGCAGCGAGACGGGGCCCGACGGCGAGGAGCACATCCGCGTCGGCAAGCTCAACCTGGTGGACCTGGCCGGCAGCGAGCGACAGAGCAAAATGGGGGCCCAGGGAGAGCGCCCCAAGGAAGCATCCAAGATCAACCTCTCCCTCTCGGCCCTGGGCAACGTCATCTCCGCTCTCGTGGACGGCAAGAGCACGCACATCCCCTACCGGGACTCCAAGCTGACCCGCCTGCTGCAGGACTCCCTTGGGGGCAACGCCAAGACAATCATGGTGGCCACCTTGGGCCCAGCCTCTCACAGCTACGAGGAGAGCCTCTCCACCCTCAGGTTCGCCAACAGGGCCAAGAACATCAAGAACAAGCCCCGGGTGAACGAGGACCCCAAGGACACCTTGCTGCGGGAGTTCCAGGAGGAGATCGTCCGGCTGAAAGCCCAGCTGGAGAAACGCGGGAtgctggggaagaagaggagaaggagcagccgGAGGAAGAAAGCGATGGATGGGGAAAGCGCCACTGAGAACGAAGGGGAGGACGATAATGAGGATGGCCTGGAGAAGAACATGAAGAATTACTtgaaggagcagaaggagaggctggaagaggaaaaagccGCTATCCAGGATGACCACAGCCTGGTGAGCGAGGagaagcagaagctgctgcaggagaaggagaagatgatCGAGGATCTGCGGAAGGAGCAGGAGGCCACGGAGCTGCTGGCCGCCAAGTACAAG GCGATGGAGAGCAAGCTACTCATCGGCGGCAGGACCATCGTGGACCACACCAATGAGCAGCAGAAGATGCTGGAGCTGAAGCGGCAGGAGATAGCCGAGCAG AAACGCCGGGAGCGGGAGATGCAGCAGGAGATGTTGCTGCGGGACGAGGAGACCATGGAGCTGCGGGAGACGTAcacctccctgcagcaggaagTGGAGATCAAAAccaagaagctgaagaag CTCTATGCCAAGCTGCAGGCCGTGAAGGCGGAGATCCAGGACCAGCACGATGAGTACATCCGCGTGCGGCAGGACCTGGAGGAGGCTCAGAACGAGCAGACGAGGGAGCTGAAGCTCAA CCTCTCCATTTCCGTCTTCTGGATGTTTTCCCATTTCCCTGtgtctccctctcttcctccctttcctctccctttccaaCCTGTTTCCTGTCTCTCGTCACCTTAa